Proteins encoded within one genomic window of Gammaproteobacteria bacterium:
- the dnaJ gene encoding molecular chaperone DnaJ: MSKRDYYEVLGVARGASAEDLKKAYRRLAMKYHPDRNPDDKDAESRFKEAKEAYEILTDADKRAAYDQYGHAGVDAAAAAAGRPGGFGPGDAFGDIFGDVFGDIFGGGRRAGRSGVYRGADLRYELALDLEQAVFGATVNITIPSVVACEPCKGSGAAPGTKKVQCRRCDGAGQVRISQGFFSIQQTCPSCQGTGQVVETPCPSCHGRGRVQQSKTLAVKVPAGVDEGDRIRLTGEGEAGQNGGPPGDLYVEIRMRPHPLFERRGADLSCVIPVSFVTATLGGSLDIPTLDGEVTLKVPPETQPGKVLRLKGKGVKPVRGGGVGDLYCRIDVEVPVNLTSEQKKLLKAFNDSLIAGGDRHRPRSSSWKEGVRKFFEQLGS, translated from the coding sequence ATGAGCAAGAGGGATTACTACGAAGTTCTCGGCGTCGCACGCGGCGCTTCGGCGGAAGACCTCAAAAAGGCCTACCGACGCCTGGCCATGAAGTACCACCCGGATCGCAATCCAGACGACAAGGATGCCGAGTCCAGGTTCAAGGAGGCCAAGGAGGCCTACGAAATCCTCACCGATGCCGACAAGCGTGCTGCGTACGATCAGTACGGACATGCCGGGGTCGACGCCGCAGCCGCCGCGGCCGGGAGGCCGGGCGGTTTCGGACCGGGCGACGCCTTCGGCGATATCTTCGGCGACGTGTTTGGCGACATCTTCGGAGGTGGCCGGAGGGCCGGACGATCCGGCGTTTATCGTGGCGCCGACCTGCGCTACGAGCTTGCGCTGGACCTCGAGCAGGCTGTCTTTGGCGCAACCGTCAACATCACCATTCCGAGCGTTGTAGCCTGCGAGCCCTGCAAGGGCTCTGGAGCCGCACCGGGCACGAAAAAGGTCCAGTGCCGTCGATGCGATGGTGCCGGCCAGGTGCGGATCAGCCAGGGATTCTTCTCCATCCAGCAGACCTGCCCTTCCTGCCAGGGAACCGGCCAGGTGGTGGAGACACCCTGCCCGTCCTGCCATGGCAGGGGACGGGTACAGCAAAGCAAGACGCTGGCGGTGAAGGTGCCTGCTGGCGTGGACGAAGGTGACCGCATCCGGCTCACGGGCGAAGGCGAGGCAGGCCAGAACGGCGGACCGCCAGGGGATCTTTACGTGGAGATCCGCATGCGGCCGCATCCGCTGTTCGAGCGCCGTGGCGCCGACCTGTCCTGCGTCATCCCGGTCAGCTTTGTCACCGCGACGCTGGGTGGCAGCCTGGACATACCCACGCTCGATGGCGAGGTCACGCTCAAGGTGCCGCCGGAGACCCAGCCCGGAAAGGTCCTGAGGCTCAAGGGCAAGGGTGTCAAGCCCGTACGCGGTGGCGGAGTCGGTGATCTCTACTGCCGGATCGACGTCGAGGTGCCGGTAAACCTGACTTCGGAACAGAAGAAGCTGCTCAAGGCGTTCAATGACTCCCTGATTGCGGGCGGGGACCGCCACCGGCCGCGGAGCAGTTCCTGGAAGGAAGGCGTCAGGAAGTTTTTCGAGCAGCTGGGTTCCTGA